AAATGGTGGCATATAAAGTGACGATGGCTTAATTCACTAAAGGTGTATGTCCAGCAATGATGCATCACTGCACCCAATATTGCTGGTAGCATGTATCCCCTACAATGTGCCTCATAAATGgtaatagactcgccccctattccTAAGAGTGTTAATGGTGAAGTGTGTGGGTATTCAATACAATCATTGTCCTTTAGTGTAACTTCGGCTTTACAATAACTCTTATGCTAACACAAATGAAATATTAGtctatcaattaaattaaaatcaaataatttcagTATAATGTGTCTAAAACTTTTGAATGTATAATACTTTAATTTGTTGGAAATGATAAACATtgtataaagaaaatgaaaaaattgtattttaactaaaagtcttacttgtatcaaaataatgaattcaattttatgtaaatttttgaattattgagtTTTAGTGGATTCATGAGAATTTTAACATATAAGTTTACAATAAGTCTTAAGCAGGTACGACAAATACATAGGTACTGTAAACAGcaacttctaaatacataaacacAGTTTCACTCAATATGAAAACAAGAGTCTTTGAAAAAGGTCAATGACCCATCATTTGCACATAATTAAACCTTGACTGTACACATCTTGAAGACTTGAACTCTAAAATGGGAGATATCATGTCTGAAATCATAACAACTACATTTTAGACCACTGATAGACATTTTTCAGGATACTCACCGTACTGACTTCTGTgttactttgtacgaagttcGTGGTCTCCTCCTCAGGCTCTCCCTTCACGTCATATATCGTCTCCGCCATCACAATCCGCCCAGAAGAGTCCACAGTCCACATCCCGCCAAATGCAAAGTTCGAAGGGTTCCCACTTTGTTCGTAAAGGATCACTGTGTTTGGACCCAGTTGGACCGGCTCTCCCTTCATGTTGACGAACACTGACTGCTCAAAGTTACCTTCAACTAATTGTCCCGTGTGTACAATCTGCTGTCCTTGCTCCACAGGCACCTCAACCACCTGATTCACAACCTCAATCTTCTCTTTCTCTTCATTTTTTCTGTTCACcattatcttttgttttttctcACTTTCCGCCGGTTCGTCACTTTTCCGTTTGATAACAGTcttctttttacttttcttgTCCATTTTTACACTTATATTCACTAGTTTAACACTAAAACGAGCGTAACAACGctaaatattgtgatatttttttcggaAGCCCGCCTCGCCCATACATCGACATTGTACGCGTTGTATATTGATACCCGATTGTAATAATCACACTAACATGTAACAACCACTAACGACATTATTTACAGTAAATAAACAGagtatttttcagttttatgaACTGCAATCgagttaaattcaaattatgcCAGTGCGAAAAGGACAACTCAGAAAGACGCCATTTTCAAAATGGAGTCTGGCATTTTTCTCTTTCTAACGCTCCTCATGTCATCCCTTTCAAACACACGTTATTCGTTCGGAAACTTCAGTCCAGTGCACCAAGtggaaaattaatttcatttcattttacgGGTAATAAGTTTCATAATACATGAATAAAACAGGTAGGTACCATGCTACATCgctttacaattttaatggCCCActcaataactttattataattcatatttgtaaatgtttaatttggAGTAAATTTGGTGCTGTTTCATATCAGTTACTTATGCAGCTTAATTTTacgctaataaaatataatgcaaCAAACACTGAACAGCTCTTGAAAACTACCTAAGCAGAGTTGATAGATAGTAACATAATCCAAATATTTGTGCTACAATAGTTTTGCAATGCAGAACGGAAAGCAAAACCATCGTGACTTTTTGACACTGACACTTGACAATTCGTGAAGGACTCCAAAATAAACCAATCCCGatggttattttttgttattactgcATTTGAACGTGATAACCTtgaataaagataattaaatataattgcatTGTCATTATTTAAGTGAGTTAAGGTCATACTTAGTCAGTTTTCATGCTTGTGCTTAATACACTTTCGATTCTCGTTCAAGTCGGTTTCATAGTGTTTATGTCATTAGTGTCAATGAACATAATTCGACATTTTACTGGTGGTGTTAAAAAAATGGCTTTAATTGCCCCTGCTATGTTTGTTAACCACGGCGGAGGACCTCTACCTCTACTAGGAGACAAGGACCATGCCGAACTTACAAGTTTTCTTCGGGACGAGGTAAAAAAGCATATAAATTTCAAAGAAATCAAGGCCATAATATTAGTCACCGCTCACTGGCAGGAAAAGGTTGTGAAGATATCGTCAGCAAAGCACCACGATTTATATTTCGATTATTACGGTTTCCCGCCGGAATCGTACAAGTATCGATACGACGCGCCCGGAGATCCGGAACTGGCCGAAAGGATACACGAAGTTTTGAAAAGCGCGGGAATAAATTCAAAGTTGGATCCGGAAAGAGGTTGGGACCATGGAGTTTTTGTGCCAATGATGTTGATTAACCCTGCGGCTAATATTCCTATTGTCCAGATTTCTGTACTTACAAACCAAGATGCTGAACAACATTACAAGCTAGGGCAGGCGTTGTACGAGTTTAGGAAAGAGGGTATCGCTGTCCTCGGCTCCGGAATGTCTTATCATAATATGAGAGAATTTATGTATGGACGAGATAAATCTCAAGTAGTGAATAAAGATTTTGACGATTTCTTAAACAAAGTTTGTACAGCGGATAATGAAGAGGAAAGGAAAGAAGGTCTCATATCTTGGAGAAAGCAGAAAGGTGCAACGGAGTCCCATCCGATGCATGCAGCGGAACATTTCATGCCGTTAGTAGTTATAGCCGGTGCCGGTGGCCCGAAAGCTGGTGAAAGAATATTTAACTGGGATATGAGTGGGACTTTTAGATTAAGCGCTTTTGTATGGAAAgatgaataaaaatcaatatttaaattgtgtatTAAATCAGGCCAATGTAAGCTATAGGGCATAGGCACAAGATGAGTGGTCAAAAATTTTCTTATGATGTGGTAGAAAATaggtgtatatgttactgtaaaagcccgaactgtggtaaatcctaagattttccgataaaacctaagatttaccaactctcaatggtaaaagtccgaacaagccagagtttaaaaactatgtaacgatatataaaaaaatccttcttcataactatgtttataactatttcaagGTATaactatatactgtgacatacttataaagatggagttttgggcaaagcgacatgggtaggttaggttagaaggctaaggtgggagcgagcgaagcgaagcttcCACCTTAGcattcgtggttatttttttttaaccacccagaaggaggagccccgcgaagcggggctccggcgacatctcgacatcatcaagttaATATAGGTAAAAATTCGAAATAAaggaattgttcggacttttaccattgcgagttggtaaatcttaggttataccggaaaattttaggatttaccaccgttccggcttttacagtaacatatataaatatctgattttcactgtttttatttaaaagttgtattatagcataatttattaacatattaaCATTGGAAACTgcaactacataataataaataataaaaagtatacaaactattatgtatattgaaatCTCCTAGATTTTGCCAGTGCCTCCatgggttttttttatttatttagcttgtAAAGAGGACAGTCTTCTATAAAAGGTTGGAGATCCACCTAAGACGACTACCTTACATGCTTCAAGTTATTTTGgctaatagatttttatatttatttatgaaacacacttaacatatttattattttgccaGTAGGCGATTAAAAATGGCTGTTGTATCagtgttacaaataaaaaaagtgaatTATTAGCATTATGGCTAGTTAAGCAGATACAAATGTCTTTCATCTAGGGTAAAAAAAAGTTCATTGCCTCTCTCTGTGGTCTGATCagtattgtatgtataagacTGGCTGGTGACAAGATCTTTGACTTTATTCCCAGGCTATACAACATCCTATGAATGAATGCTATGTCTTTTCTTTCATAGGTTTATACTACATGcaattaggtgcctttacacacacgctctttcgcgacGGCGCActctttcctttgttgtttcacgcgcgaaagagcgtatCTGTAAAAGCACCTATATAGTATGTGTATCTATATCCTATATGTtccattatattaaatttatttgtatctgCTAAACTATCATActtaattatagtattataagTTTGCCAAATGTTAGTGccttgtatgtatgttaatgcAATcacaaatattactaaataattaattttgttacagttatactaatttattaactaaacatcattatgttaacaaataaactaatttaaatgtcCTAAGCACTTAATAGGTATACTTTACTAAAAAACCTTGAAGATTATATTTCGAGATCTTAGAATGCAACGTCATTGATATATTTAGGTGTtgccaaataacttgaacacCACAAGTAGGTGTTAtcaaactgaacgtagacacagtgcagaggactctcggttgagTGTTGTAACAATCGAGTGATCGAAGCGCAATAGTCCTCGACGTCGCGTCCTGCAATACTTTACAAGCGAACCTTAATATCGTTCATTATGATGTAGCGACATTGTTCTAATTGTTTGGCGACATCTATGTTAAACCTTAGATAAAAGTTttgacataatttatttgtaatcatGACTGTTTTCTACAAATTTgtgatgacattttttttactttgggAATGGCcgataaaaacaaatgacaaCGCTGTTTTAAAACGCTAGTTCATGGTGAAgccctttattttattaataaatgatttagatGAGATATCCTTAAAAAATCGAAACTGTATACATTGATGTTATACTGTCTGTTTtgtgtctaataaattaaattttgcattgaagacagatttttttaaaataattattgtgaattTTACTTTCTCTGAAATCATCGCAAAGGAAAAAAGTCGGTtcgaattagattttttttttatttgacataagGATTTACGTTCAAAAACTAATCTAAGGTTTGAAtaaaaaggtacaataaaatgcaataatagtttgttgttataattttaattattaaaagtattattaagggaccattgtatttaaattttgttattaagcTTTAAGAGTTGCTTATGTGTAAgtaaagtttatatgaaaaggatttaagtttgttttaatttacccAAATAGCCACCCACGTATTGAAAGACTATTTAAGGCGGTAGCCATATGCTCAGGTTGTCGTTCGATACCCACGCGTAACAAATATCTGTGTgtgatcaaatatttttcagacGGATATTAGTTCTCTATATAAAACGAACCATTGCTTTAATAAATATGCAGCTGCTTTGGATTGCTTCAAATGTCACAATTCACACGATTTTGTAACTGTGTCCGTATCGAGGTCATAATGTTATCTAGTGTTGAACTACAGTGactaaagttaatttaaataatatatcataccacatattataaaatgaaaaccCCGTTGGGTCTATCTGTGTGTTTGTTTTGCGGCAAACACAAAAATTACCGGCCCGGttttcatgcggtttttacTAATGGGCAGTGGCTCATCgtaaaaaccgcatgaaaaCTAGCCCTGTATACATGGGAAATGTTTAAGTACCTATCTACAATATTATTCATTACAAATTACGCAGGTTTCATGCTGAGAATGAATTAATACGATaagtaatcaaatcaaatcaaatcatttattcatatacctaggtcaaatgttgacacttatgatagtcaatgatacagagagtgaatttaccgcaagttcggaaggtagggccaatgagaagagctggcaagaaactccaggccactctttttaatcgccaattaattttaacaatctttctattaggtataaatttttgatgatgtaaggagctgctaccaacactaccgaacacacataggtataatataaataaattaaatcaatataaaagtaTATGTAGATGGTGCTCTCCCATCAATTTCGGTCATGGCGATCACTTAATGAGCGAATATTTCGCGTTCTGTTGAAATGATTTCTATGCAGTTTATAGAAAAGTATTAGTTATATTTAGAAGGAGGTTTTTCTACTTCTAACagtctttaaaaacaaaatgtaactcCGAAACTAACTCACACAATgattgttaaagaaaaaaatatcatttattttgacatGCAGTCACCACTTTAACaacggcgcagtggttaacgtggtcatctagccgcaataaccgtagcgctgcgtgtggtgggttcgaatcccacccgggacaaatctacgtgtgatgagcacgagcatctgttctgagcctggttgttaattatCTTTCTAAgaatgtatttataagtaagtatataagtatgttcatcagttatttggttaccaatACCATAGTGCAAGCTttgatttagatatttatttttaaattgtttagaGTGTAAAGTGTTTGGCGTAGTAAGTTAGCAACTATTTAAGTTAGGGCAAAGCAATGTCTGTCAAGTTCGCTGGTATTTTAAGAAAACCAGTTGcgtatttattcaataaaacttGAAATACTACATTTAAATTTGTCTTAGATAGGTACCTAACATGATCGGGTTTTGAATCTACTTTTTGTAAAACAACTCTTGCACAAGTCCAATTCCTTTGAACGCAATGccgtttaaatgtttaatttttagaGCGAATCGATGCGCTGAACTTGATAAGCATTTAAAACGACaatcatcaattattttttgttcatagAGAGTAAATATTCGATATAATTACGACTAAATATGTGACCtagctatttataaaataggaACACCTatacaaataggtacctacttacttatttgtTATCAAGATGACAAATTATATATCTTCTACCTTTTACATTTTCTAGCCACTTACTCGAACCTACCAAAATGTTATAATCAGTTAAAACTAAATAGGTACCTAGTCATCTATAAGAATAATAAAGGATACCATAGTTTTGTCTATATCTAactaaatgatataaaaaatatctgatcAGGTCTATATGAACACGTGAAGCCTAAACGCATAAATTATATCACGATTCCCGacagtaattgtttttaattagcataaatgtttatattacgAGTTACGacctatttaaaacaaacaatattatcaaaAGTTCCAGTTTTGTGTACATATCGGTCGTGTCAACAGTCACCACAATgacaatgttaaaattaattatattctgttTTTTGACGAAAGTAGTCATGTCAAGTGAAAAGTATTTAGCGCCGTCTGTTTTTTTGAATCATGGCGGCGGCCCATATCCTGTTTTAGGTGAAAAATATAACCTAGAAATAGCGGAATCATTGAGAAATGTGACGAATTTTGTGAATTTAGATAGATTGAAGGCTATTATTATAGTGACTGCGCATAGGGAGGAGGATATTGTGACTATTTCGTCTGGTGAAAAACATTCTTTGTTGtacgattattataatttccCGCCAGAAAGTTATGAGTTTAAATATGAAGCCCCaggtaagaaaatatttatttttacgaattaacggttatattattattctttgatATTCAACACCTCTAGTTAGGTGTCAGTTAACAGGTGATTTTGCGGGTTTCTCATCTATTTTCAGTATAATTGATTTGCTCCAAAAAGGGTGAAATCGCTgcttataaaatacttacataaatgtGTGTATTATGGGGTCTTTATTGGTCgcaaattattatgttagttcCAAGTAATAGGGGTGAGCTTATTGTCATATAACGGGCTCGGTACCGAACTCCGGACTACCCGACTTGCCCGATTCGGAAACGGAACCACCCCACAGAGGCAGCCAGTAAATTCATACTTACATTTTCAGGTGATCCAGTTTTGGCGCGAAGAATTCACGAAGCGTTCAAAAGCGCGGGAATTCCATCAGCCTTAGACGACCAAAGAGGATGGGACCATGGAGTCTTCATACCAATGATGTTAATCAACCCGAAAGCGAATATTCCTATTATACAAATATCTATATTAAAAAACCAAAATGCTGAACAACATTATGAAATAGGAAAAGTATTATACGAATTTCGGAAAGACGGCGTCGCCATTTTCGGTTCGGGGTTGTCATACCACAATATGCACGAATTCCGAATTGCCGATCCTGAGACTGAAAATACTATTgtaaataaagaatttgatgatttcttaaataatgtttgtgttGGGGATGAggttaatagaaaaaatattgtgttttggGAGAAACAAAATGGCGCTTATGAGAGTCATGTGAAAGGAAAGGCTGATCATTTGATGCCTTTGATTGTGAACGCCGGGGCCGGAGGATCGCGCAATGGGAGAAAGATTTTCGATTCTATATTTTTGGGGAAGTTTAGATTAAGTGGTTTTGTTTGGGATgaggaataattttaatattagctttattgagtttgtaatttaataagGAATAACTAACGTGTTCACTTATTCACTAAGTAAGTGATATCATTATATCTGTGTCTCTCACTCACAAGACATTGTAACATTCACACGAGtgttcaaaacaaaaattcGAAACCTAATAAATAATCCGAAAtcctgttttaaataattttattttaaaacctccttaataaataatttaacatgtaagtaataaattattgatgcTGGCCGTTACAACTGGAAAAAAACTTACTCTAGCCTTAAGgctaataaaaaagaaaacattttttttaacatttaaaggCATCTTTTGATTATTTTCGAGATAATCAGCCAGTACCGACCTGATATATTTATTCTGAAATAAGTTGTTAATTAAACAGGTTGTATGactaataaatgaattatgaGCAGAATCCTTTACATGCATGGCTTGCGTGTTTGAAATGTTGTAcgtttagataattatttaatttatctatttctGTTATTAGATTTAGATCAGGGCTTTAAATATAGAGGTTTATTTGAAGTCTAGACGATACAATACCTTAGTTAATCATTCTTAAAGATTTACTTAGTCattgttttcaacaaaaaaactaGCTAAACTAAAGTAAGCCCTACAAcaggtaggtacatacaatcATGCTTACTTCCCATAGAGgttggcagagaccagagaaaaaGAAGCCCTAATAATACGCTGATAACTACCAAATTGGGTTCGCAGTTCCCAATATTGTCATGTTGAAACAAAGTATTATGTATTACAAAACCATAGATTAtccatacataattacatactttaACACGTTATAATTACCTAAAAAGCATTTCATTGTATTCCGTGACATAAAATTGCATGATTTAACAATCATTTTACAGAcatcacatatttatttttatgaaaagtatacctaaatagctattaaaatattaattttcacaGTAGTAGAACACAGGTTGGTAAACAATCAGTTTGTTAAGCAATCTTTAACACAGACGATACATGGACGGGTGACCGCTAAAATTTGAGTTGAGCTTCTCCGGGCTTCGGAGGCCACGTGAAAAGTCGGCCCGTGTtgacaattaagataacagtcgataagccatTTCATTAGGTTTTCAACACTTATTAGACTATACGAAAAGTAATGTATACTTATTACGACTACCCCGTTTCTCGGGAGAAACGTCAAGTTAAAAAGCCAGGGAGAATTCGCCGATGGCTGGCAACACTCATGGAGGTCGGGAGGGACTTTTGCAAAGATACGAGTATACATGGTTTCAATCATATTGCTGCTCCGAGAAGATTGTGGATTGAACGGTAGGTTCAAAAGGATCGGATTACtctaaaaggatttttttttgtagacaCCTCCTCCGTCGCGGGGAcctttacaaacacacaaacaacggacacaaagtacaatcagacccgaaacaattatttgtggattgcacaaataattgttccgtgtgggcaTCGAACTCACGATCAACCGACGCAGTGGAGGCAGCCGAATTTAgttttcacttttttatttgatcatTGCGACGTAAATACgcaattatttgtattttactcAATATGAAACGAGTACTCCTTACTTAATGatcttaaacat
The DNA window shown above is from Anticarsia gemmatalis isolate Benzon Research Colony breed Stoneville strain chromosome 29, ilAntGemm2 primary, whole genome shotgun sequence and carries:
- the LOC142985201 gene encoding uncharacterized protein LOC142985201, whose protein sequence is MLVLNTLSILVQVGFIVFMSLVSMNIIRHFTGGVKKMALIAPAMFVNHGGGPLPLLGDKDHAELTSFLRDEVKKHINFKEIKAIILVTAHWQEKVVKISSAKHHDLYFDYYGFPPESYKYRYDAPGDPELAERIHEVLKSAGINSKLDPERGWDHGVFVPMMLINPAANIPIVQISVLTNQDAEQHYKLGQALYEFRKEGIAVLGSGMSYHNMREFMYGRDKSQVVNKDFDDFLNKVCTADNEEERKEGLISWRKQKGATESHPMHAAEHFMPLVVIAGAGGPKAGERIFNWDMSGTFRLSAFVWKDE
- the LOC142985148 gene encoding uncharacterized protein LOC142985148, yielding MTMLKLIIFCFLTKVVMSSEKYLAPSVFLNHGGGPYPVLGEKYNLEIAESLRNVTNFVNLDRLKAIIIVTAHREEDIVTISSGEKHSLLYDYYNFPPESYEFKYEAPGDPVLARRIHEAFKSAGIPSALDDQRGWDHGVFIPMMLINPKANIPIIQISILKNQNAEQHYEIGKVLYEFRKDGVAIFGSGLSYHNMHEFRIADPETENTIVNKEFDDFLNNVCVGDEVNRKNIVFWEKQNGAYESHVKGKADHLMPLIVNAGAGGSRNGRKIFDSIFLGKFRLSGFVWDEE